The Microlunatus antarcticus DNA segment CCCGGTCGTGGTCGAGGGCGTGTCGAGCACCGACGTGCGCCTCGGGGTTCCCTGGGACGTGACCCTGTGGGTGGACGCCCCGGACGAGGTCCGCCTCGCTCGCGCGCTGGCGCGTGACGGCGAGGCGATGCGGGAGCAGTGGGTCGAGCGGTGGAGGCCGGCGGAGGAGGCGTACGAGGCCGCGCAGCGCCCGCAGGAGCGCGTCGACGCCGTGGTCGTCGACGACTTCCTCCGGTTTTCTGCCTCTCGTTGAGGTCTCTGCGGGACTGCGCGCTCAGACATGGCCACGAGGGTCAGAAATCCGGCGGACGGCCGTCAGCCCTCGCTGGCGTCAGCCTCACGCGCGCGCTTGCGCCGCTTGCCCTCGTGCATCGCGGCGACGCGGGCGACGGGGATCGTGTGGCCCTCGGCGACCAGGTCGGCCGGGAGCGTCTGCGGCGCGGGGAGCCGTTCGGCCCAGCTCGGGCGCGACCCGAGCAGCCCGGGCACCGTCCGCACGGTGAAGTCGGCGGGGGTGACGTCGTCGAGCTCGTCCCAGCCCAGCGGGAACGAGACCGTCGTGCCGGGTCGGACGCGCGGGCTGTAGACGGCGGCCAGCGTCCCGCCGCCGGCCCGGGTGGGGTCGAGGAAGACCTTCCCCGCGCGGTCCTCCTTGAGATAGGCGGTGGTCGTGAGCGTCGGGTCGATCCGTTCCGCCCGGACGGCCAGCGCGCGCGTGGCCGCGGCCGCGTCGCCCGTCGTCCCCGGGACGAGCGGCACCACGACGTGCACGCCCTTCGAGCCGCTGGTCTTGACCGCTCCGGCCAGCCCGGCCTCGTCGAGCGCCTGACGCACCACCCGCGCCGCCGCCACGACGACGTCGAAGCCGCTGCCCTCGGGCGGGTCGAGGTCCAGCACCAGGGCGGTGGGCCGGTCCGGCTCGCCCAGCCGGTAGAGCGGGACGTGGTACTCCACGGCCCGCTGGTTCCCGAACCACACGAGCGTCGTGACGTCCTCGGCCACGGCGTAGACGACCTCGCGGTGCGACGCCTCCGACCACTGCGGCACCCGCCGGACCGACTCCGGGGCGTACGCGGGCAGGTTCTTCTGCATGAAGGGCGGCTGGCCCGGCCGCACCCGGACCACCGAGAGCGGCCGGTCCGCCAGCTCCGGCAGCATCACCGGCGCGACCGCCTCGAGGTGGTCGAGGAGGTCGCGCTTGGTGGCGTCGGCGCCGGCGAACAGCGCGTCGTCGAGGGAGCTCAGCGAGATCCCGTGACGCTGCTCGCCGGCCACCGGTCTGCCCTGCGCCCTAGGCGTTGAGGTCGGTCAGGACCCCGTTCAGCGTGGCCGACGGGGTCATGACCTCACGGACCTTTGTGACGTCGGGACGGTAGTAGCCGCCGATGTCGACCGGGTGGCCCTGCACCGCGGCAAGCTCGCCGACGATCGTCTCCTCGCCCTCGGCCAGCCGCCGGGCGGTGTCCTTCATCGCCGCCGCCAGCTCGGGGTCGTCGCTCTGCGCGGCGAGCTCCTCGGCCCAGTAGCGGGCGAGGTAGTAGTGGCTGCCGCGGTTGTCGATGGTGCCGAGCCGACGACCGGGGGAGCGGTTCTCGTTGAGGAACGTCCCCGTCGCGCGGTCGAGGGTGTCGGCGAGGACCTGCGCCCGGGCGTTGCCGGTCGTCTGCGCGAGGTGCTCGAGGCTGACCGCCAACGCCAGGAACTCGCCCAGGCTGTCCCAGCGCAGGTAGTCCTCGCGGACCAGCTGCTGCACGTGCTTGGGCGCGGAGCCGCCGGCCCCGGTCTCGAAGAGCCCGCCGCCGTTGATCAGCGGGACGACCGAGAGCATCTTGGCCGACGTCCCCAGCTCGAGGATCGGGAACAGGTCGGTGAGGTAGTCGCGCAGCACGTTCCCGGTGACCGAGATCGTGTCCTCGCCGCGGCGGATCCGTTCCAGCGAGAACGCGGTCGCCTCCACCGGCGGCAGGATCGAGATCTCGAGGCCGTCGGTGTCGTGGTCGGCCAGGTAGATGTGCACGAGGCGGATCAGGTTCGCGTCGTGCGCCCGGCCCTCGTCGAGCCAGAAGACCGTCGGCTTGCCGGTCGCCCGCGCGCGGGTCACGGCGAGCTTGACCCAGTCGCGGATGGCGACGTCCTTGGTCTGGCACATGCGCCAGACGTCCCCGGTCTCGACGGGCGTCTGCAGGACGACGGAACCGTCCTCGGCCACCACCCGGACGGTGCCGGGCCGGTCGACCTCGAACGTCTTGTCGTGGCTGCCGTACTCCTCGGCGGCCTGCGCCATCAGCCCGACGTTGGGCACGGAGCCCATCGTCGTGACGTCGTACGCGCCGTGCGCCCGGCAGTCGTCGATGACGACCTGGTAGATGCCGGCGTACGAGGAGTCCGGGATGACCGCGAGGGTGTCGGCCTCCGCGCCGTCCGGGCCCCACATGTGCCCGCCGATGCGGATCATGGCCGGCATGGAGGCGTCGACGATGACGTCGCTCGGGACGTGCAGGTTGGTGATGCCGCGGTCGGAGTCGACCATCGCCAGCGGCGGGCCGGCGGCCAGGCCGGCGTCGATCGCGGCGCGGATCTCGGCGCCCTGGGGCAGCGCGTCGAGCCCGGCCAGGATCGCGCCGAGGCCGTTGTTGCCGTTGAGCCCGGCAGGGAGGAGGACGTCGCCGTACGCGGCGAAGACGTCGGGCAGGAACGCGCGGACCACGTGGCCGAAGATGATCGGGTC contains these protein-coding regions:
- a CDS encoding DNA polymerase domain-containing protein, encoding MAGEQRHGISLSSLDDALFAGADATKRDLLDHLEAVAPVMLPELADRPLSVVRVRPGQPPFMQKNLPAYAPESVRRVPQWSEASHREVVYAVAEDVTTLVWFGNQRAVEYHVPLYRLGEPDRPTALVLDLDPPEGSGFDVVVAAARVVRQALDEAGLAGAVKTSGSKGVHVVVPLVPGTTGDAAAATRALAVRAERIDPTLTTTAYLKEDRAGKVFLDPTRAGGGTLAAVYSPRVRPGTTVSFPLGWDELDDVTPADFTVRTVPGLLGSRPSWAERLPAPQTLPADLVAEGHTIPVARVAAMHEGKRRKRAREADASEG
- a CDS encoding NADP-dependent isocitrate dehydrogenase, encoding MSDATIIYTHTDEAPMLATYSLLPVIQAFTAQAGVEVETRDISLSGRIIAQFADRLPPEQQLPDALGELGRLAQTPQANIIKLPNVSASVPQLKAAVAELQSQGFALPDYPDSPSTDEERDVRARYGKVMGSAVNPVLREGNSDRRAPASVKQYARSHPHSMGAWSSTSKTNVAHMAADDFRSSETSAVIDEAGSLRIELVGEDGTTTVLKDKVAVRAGEVVDATAMHVAALDAFLAEQIARARAEGVLFSVHLKATMMKVSDPIIFGHVVRAFLPDVFAAYGDVLLPAGLNGNNGLGAILAGLDALPQGAEIRAAIDAGLAAGPPLAMVDSDRGITNLHVPSDVIVDASMPAMIRIGGHMWGPDGAEADTLAVIPDSSYAGIYQVVIDDCRAHGAYDVTTMGSVPNVGLMAQAAEEYGSHDKTFEVDRPGTVRVVAEDGSVVLQTPVETGDVWRMCQTKDVAIRDWVKLAVTRARATGKPTVFWLDEGRAHDANLIRLVHIYLADHDTDGLEISILPPVEATAFSLERIRRGEDTISVTGNVLRDYLTDLFPILELGTSAKMLSVVPLINGGGLFETGAGGSAPKHVQQLVREDYLRWDSLGEFLALAVSLEHLAQTTGNARAQVLADTLDRATGTFLNENRSPGRRLGTIDNRGSHYYLARYWAEELAAQSDDPELAAAMKDTARRLAEGEETIVGELAAVQGHPVDIGGYYRPDVTKVREVMTPSATLNGVLTDLNA